One part of the Syntrophus gentianae genome encodes these proteins:
- a CDS encoding dodecin, whose amino-acid sequence MSDRVYKKVEVVGTSKKGINEAISNAIETAAESIRNIDWFEVVETTGHVVNGKVDHFQVTLKIGFRFEED is encoded by the coding sequence ATGTCAGACCGCGTCTACAAAAAAGTTGAAGTCGTCGGAACCTCGAAAAAGGGGATCAACGAAGCCATTTCCAATGCGATCGAAACTGCTGCCGAATCCATTCGCAATATCGACTGGTTCGAAGTCGTTGAAACGACAGGGCACGTCGTCAATGGCAAGGTTGATCATTTCCAGGTCACTTTAAAAATAGGCTTCAGGTTCGAAGAAGACTGA